From a region of the Mercurialis annua linkage group LG1-X, ddMerAnnu1.2, whole genome shotgun sequence genome:
- the LOC126666072 gene encoding uncharacterized protein LOC126666072 gives MASLTPGILLKLLQSMNSTTRVTGDHRSPLLQVTGIVPALAGSDLYSSQGFYVQLSDSLNSTYISLSDRDTDLILSNKLQLGQFVYVERLEFGSPVPRVCGIRPIPGRHTFVGTPQPLIARISDSKREFVVQPVDNSEYTVDPIAVYLANKKFNEFSRAEKTEPKSDYFGINNKNSKTSVRQPLASRDNVADENSKVPQRFCSPGGAKRSVSTGKKNGGVERDPSPAGAKGKRSSSPAPSKCVVPSLAAAKEENRKVSREPAIIVPSRYRQPSPSRKQASPNPRRASISPGRRLSGGVKVSPVVGDSATKKKMVGIAAAISKASEALVGSAKSSRKSWDETHVIGSGEQREKKKPDLQSILRTQAALSRRLSDANSRQSNHDDDSSSSETIKGDSPVCLGKEKAGYAALGFTVHEKKWTDGSIPLDTVSTELGKLGKEAMQRRIVASTAAAEALEEAIATEAIVRSLSVFSELSSVSKAGNPLPTIDRFFSIYDDVIKYTTTAESVAAGRSEQLKSSSLWVEAALATDLEIVSLLNTSKTNDHPPTSLPKSLSRRQSLKAAASSTAAVDPIVGVWTRGNGMKETVELAMKLQAEMQIWFVKFVEDSLDAGFRALGGGERSSGGGDGVKAMPMSSSSVAAILSQLKRVNDWLDGIVLKGDDVVILKIEKLKRKIYGFVIQHVGTTFDNSSQVASS, from the exons ATGGCTTCTCTTACACCAGGTATCCTCCTGAAGCTTCTCCAGTCCATGAACTCCACCACTCGCGTCACCGGCGACCACCGCTCTCCTCTCCTTCAAGTCACCGGCATTGTCCCTGCCCTAGCCGGATCTGACCTCTACTCTAGCCAAGGCTTCTACGTTCAGCTCTCTGATTCTCTCAATTCCACTTACATTTCCCTCTCCGACCGCGACACCGATCTCATTCTCTCTAATAAACTTCAGCTAGGCCAGTTTGTTTACGTTGAGCGTCTCGAATTCGGCTCTCCTGTACCTAGGGTTTGCGGTATCCGCCCGATTCCCGGACGACATACTTTCGTTGGGACGCCTCAGCCGTTGATTGCGCGTATTTCTGATTCCAAGAGAGAGTTTGTTGTTCAACCAGTGGATAATTCGGAGTATACAGTAGATCCTATTGCTGTTTATTTGGCCAACAAGAAATTTAACGAGTTCTCAAGAGCTGAAAAAACAGAACCAAAATCTGATTATTTTGGTATCAACAATAAGAACAGCAAGACATCAGTTAGGCAACCACTCGCATCCCGAGACAATGTGGCGGATGAAAATAGCAAGGTGCCGCAGAGATTTTGTTCCCCCGGTGGAGCCAAGAGATCTGTTTCTACTGGGAAGAAAAATGGTGGTGTAGAACGAGATCCTTCTCCGGCTGGAGCGAAAGGGAAGAGATCGTCGTCTCCTGCGCCTTCTAAATGCGTGGTTCCGAGTTTGGCGGCGGCTAAAGAGGAGAACAGGAAGGTGTCCAGGGAACCGGCTATTATAGTTCCTTCCAGGTATAGGCAACCATCGCCTAGTAGGAAGCAGGCGTCTCCCAACCCGCGAAGGGCTTCGATTTCTCCTGGGAGGAGACTGTCTGGTGGTGTGAAAGTGTCGCCTGTTGTGGGTGATTCTGCTACTAAGAAAAAGATGGTGGGTATAGCAGCTGCGATTTCGAAAGCTTCTGAAGCACTTGTTGGGTCTGCTAAGAGTAGTAGGAAGAGCTGGGATGAGACGCATGTGATTGGTTCAGGAGAGCAGAGAGAGAAGAAGAAACCCGATCTACAATCCATTTTGCGGACTCAG GCTGCACTGTCTAGGCGTCTAAGTGATGCAAATAGTCGACAGTCCAATCACGATGATGACTCCTCAAGCAGCGAGACCATAAAGGGTGATTCACCGGTTTGTTTAGGCAAAGAAAAGGCAGGTTATGCAGCTCTGGGATTCACCGTTCATGAAAAGAAATGGACTGATGGGAGTATTCCATTGGATACAGTCTCTACAGAACTTGGTAAACTTGGAAAG GAGGCAATGCAAAGGAGGATCGTCGCTTCTACGGCTGCAGCTGAAGCATTGGAGGAGGCTATTGCTACCGAGGCTATTGTAAGGAGCTTAAG TGTATTTTCAGAACTTTCCTCTGTATCCAAGGCTGGAAATCCTTTACCAACCATAGATAGATTTTTCTCAATTTATGACGACGTTATCAAATATACCACAACTGCTGAGTCAGTTGCTGCTGGCCGCTCAGAGCAATTAAAATCTTCCTCTCTTTGGGTTGAAGCTGCTTTAGCTACTGATCTTGAGATTGTTTCTCTACTAAACACAAGCAAAACCAATGATCATCCTCCGACCAGTCTGCCAAAAAGTTTGTCCAGGCGGCAATCTCTAAAGGCTGCTGCTAGTTCAACCGCAGCGGTTGATCCTATAGTCGGAGTTTGGACAAGAGGCAATGGAATGAAGGAAACAGTAGAACTTGCAATGAAATTGCAGGCTGAAATGCAAATTTGGTTTGTAAAATTTGTGGAGGATTCGCTGGATGCGGGTTTTCGGGCACTCGGAGGAGGAGAACGTAGTAGTGGTGGTGGTGATGGAGTTAAAGCAATGCCGATGAGCTCGAGCTCCGTTGCAGCTATATTGTCTCAGTTGAAGAGAGTAAATGATTGGTTGGATGGTATAGTGTTAAAAGGAGATGATGTTGTGATACTAAAGATTGAGAAGCTTAAGCGAAAAATCTATGGATTTGTGATTCAGCATGTTGGAACTACCTTTGATAACTCTTCACAGGTTGCTTCATCTTGA
- the LOC126665632 gene encoding nucleolin 1-like isoform X2, whose product MGSRKEESLNSKNVFAALGVLRKKRKPSDTKKSDDSEKKSSQEDVFWAPAPLNVKSWADVDEEDDDDYYATTTAPSASGWAASHTLDSNHQIEGDNADDEETDSEAEGLDEIDDNVEEEHESEHETESLVVVDAVIKKPPEVPVQKESERQLSKKELKKKELDELDAVLAELGLTKQENGSQENSQVVQEKKKENDGEAEKKDNAPGESKTSKKKKKKEKSSKEAKESHDEPHGEDVGNGTNDTAETEQAADDTSAVDVKARLKKVASSKKKKSSKETDAAARAAAGEAAARAAKLAAAKKKEKNHYNQQPVR is encoded by the exons ATGGGGAGTAGAAAAGAGGAGAGTTTGAACAGTAAAAACGTGTTTGCAGCGTTGGGTGTGTTGAGGAAGAAGAGGAAACCTTCAGATACCAAAAAAAGTGATGATTCTGAGAAGAAAAGTTCCCAGGAAGATGTATTTTGGGCTCCTGCCCCTCTTAATGTCAAATCATGGGCCGATGTTGATGAGGAAGATGACGACGATTACTATGCCACCACTACTGCTCCTTCTGCTTCTGGTTGGGCTGCTTCTCATACCTTGGATTCTAACCACCAAATTGAGGGGGACAACGCTGATGATGAG GAAACTGATAGTGAGGCAGAAGGTCTTGATGAAATTGATGATAATGTTGAGGAGGAACATGAAAGTGAACATGAAACCGAATCACTAGTAGTAGTGGATGCAGTTATTAAGAAGCCTCCTGAAGTTCCGGTGCAAAAGGAATCTGAAAGGCAGCTGTCAAAGAAGGAGCTTAAGAAAAAGGAACTCGATGAACTCGATGCAGTTCTTGCTGAGTTGGGATTAACCAAACAGGAGAATGGCAGCCAAGAAAATTCCCAAG TTGTGCAAGAGAAGAAAAAGGAGAATGACGGGGAGGCGGAGAAAAAGGATAATGCCCCTGGAGAGAGCAAAACttccaaaaagaagaaaaagaaggagAAGTCGTCAAAGGAAGCAAAAGAATCTCATGATGAGCCACATGGTGAAGATGTCGGAAATGGGACAAACGACACGGCTGAGACAGAGCAAGCAGCAGATGATACATCTGCTGTTGATGTGAAGGCGCGCTTGAAGAAAGTAGCATcttcaaagaagaagaaatcgaGTAAAGAGACAGATGCTGCTGCGCGAGCTGCTGCTGGTGAGGCTGCTGCGCGAGCTGCAAAGCTTGCTGCTGCAAAGAAAAAGGAGAAGAATCACTACAATCAGCAGCCGGTGCGGTAA
- the LOC126665632 gene encoding uncharacterized protein LOC126665632 isoform X1 produces the protein MGSRKEESLNSKNVFAALGVLRKKRKPSDTKKSDDSEKKSSQEDVFWAPAPLNVKSWADVDEEDDDDYYATTTAPSASGWAASHTLDSNHQIEGDNADDEETDSEAEGLDEIDDNVEEEHESEHETESLVVVDAVIKKPPEVPVQKESERQLSKKELKKKELDELDAVLAELGLTKQENGSQENSQAVVQEKKKENDGEAEKKDNAPGESKTSKKKKKKEKSSKEAKESHDEPHGEDVGNGTNDTAETEQAADDTSAVDVKARLKKVASSKKKKSSKETDAAARAAAGEAAARAAKLAAAKKKEKNHYNQQPVR, from the exons ATGGGGAGTAGAAAAGAGGAGAGTTTGAACAGTAAAAACGTGTTTGCAGCGTTGGGTGTGTTGAGGAAGAAGAGGAAACCTTCAGATACCAAAAAAAGTGATGATTCTGAGAAGAAAAGTTCCCAGGAAGATGTATTTTGGGCTCCTGCCCCTCTTAATGTCAAATCATGGGCCGATGTTGATGAGGAAGATGACGACGATTACTATGCCACCACTACTGCTCCTTCTGCTTCTGGTTGGGCTGCTTCTCATACCTTGGATTCTAACCACCAAATTGAGGGGGACAACGCTGATGATGAG GAAACTGATAGTGAGGCAGAAGGTCTTGATGAAATTGATGATAATGTTGAGGAGGAACATGAAAGTGAACATGAAACCGAATCACTAGTAGTAGTGGATGCAGTTATTAAGAAGCCTCCTGAAGTTCCGGTGCAAAAGGAATCTGAAAGGCAGCTGTCAAAGAAGGAGCTTAAGAAAAAGGAACTCGATGAACTCGATGCAGTTCTTGCTGAGTTGGGATTAACCAAACAGGAGAATGGCAGCCAAGAAAATTCCCAAG CAGTTGTGCAAGAGAAGAAAAAGGAGAATGACGGGGAGGCGGAGAAAAAGGATAATGCCCCTGGAGAGAGCAAAACttccaaaaagaagaaaaagaaggagAAGTCGTCAAAGGAAGCAAAAGAATCTCATGATGAGCCACATGGTGAAGATGTCGGAAATGGGACAAACGACACGGCTGAGACAGAGCAAGCAGCAGATGATACATCTGCTGTTGATGTGAAGGCGCGCTTGAAGAAAGTAGCATcttcaaagaagaagaaatcgaGTAAAGAGACAGATGCTGCTGCGCGAGCTGCTGCTGGTGAGGCTGCTGCGCGAGCTGCAAAGCTTGCTGCTGCAAAGAAAAAGGAGAAGAATCACTACAATCAGCAGCCGGTGCGGTAA
- the LOC126662455 gene encoding omega-hydroxypalmitate O-feruloyl transferase, translating to MQFPNMFSVTSIMASSSSPSVVQELHFPHLNIPVTVNRSITVTPAGPIPAASGDSLYLSNLDDMIGARVFTPTIYFYRADFLNSAGDIVMKKLCDALALVLVPYYPLSGRLRETKNGKLEVFFGPKQGVLLIEAYSDSALAELGDLAVPNPAWSPLIYRFANEEPYKILDMPLLIAQVTLFSCGGFSLGLRLCHCICDGLGAMQFLNAWAVTARSGTLVANPEPCWDRELLQPRNPPVVKYPHIEFMRIDDGSSLTYSLWQGNLVQKCYRISREFQSQLKAAAQSNGKFACSTFDAMAAHIWRSWVKAIDVKPLEYKLRLTFSVNARHKLKNPPLKDGFYGNVVCVACAVSSVYELINGKLADTTLLVREARMGVSDEYLRSTIDYVEVDRPGRLEFGGKLSITQWTRFSMYESADFGWGRPIYAGPIDLTPTPQVSVLLPEGESDPSGRMVICICLPEPATTKFAEYLCSLDSTDADGVNMKKLVYVR from the coding sequence ATGCAGTTCCCTAATATGTTCTCTGTCACCTCAATCATGGCTTCTTCTTCGTCTCCTTCTGTTGTTCAGGAGCTGCATTTCCCTCATCTAAACATTCCTGTAACCGTCAACCGTTCTATTACGGTTACGCCTGCCGGACCTATACCGGCCGCCTCCGGCGACAGCCTTTATCTCTCAAATCTCGATGATATGATCGGCGCCCGCGTCTTCACGCCGACTATTTATTTCTATAGAGCAGATTTCTTGAATTCTGCTGGAGATATTGTGATGAAAAAGTTATGCGATGCTTTGGCTCTTGTTTTAGTTCCGTACTATCCTTTATCTGGAAGGCTTAGAGAAACTAAAAATGGCAAACTGGAGGTTTTTTTTGGACCAAAGCAAGGTGTGCTTCTTATTGAGGCGTATTCAGACTCGGCTTTAGCTGAACTAGGAGATCTTGCTGTCCCAAATCCTGCCTGGTCGCCGTTGATTTACAGGTTCGCTAACGAAGAACCTTATAAAATTCTTGACATGCCATTGCTTATTGCTCAGGTGACTCTTTTTAGCTGTGGTGGGTTTAGCCTAGGTTTGAGGCTGTGTCATTGTATCTGTGATGGCCTTGGCGCTATGCAGTTTCTCAACGCGTGGGCTGTAACTGCTCGGTCAGGCACGTTAGTCGCAAACCCTGAACCATGTTGGGACAGGGAACTGCTTCAGCCACGTAACCCGCCGGTGGTTAAATATCCTCATATCGAGTTTATGAGAATAGATGATGGCTCTAGCCTAACTTATTCTTTGTGGCAAGGGAATCTTGTTCAGAAATGTTATCGGATTAGCCGCGAGTTTCAATCTCAGCTTAAAGCTGCAGCTCAAAGTAATGGGAAATTTGCCTGCTCGACTTTCGATGCTATGGCCGCTCATATTTGGCGATCATGGGTGAAAGCTATTGATGTCAAACCTCTAGAATATAAGCTTCGGCTGACATTTTCTGTCAATGCTCGTCATAAGCTTAAAAACCCACCATTAAAAGATGGGTTTTACGGTAATGTGGTATGTGTAGCGTGTGCAGTGAGCTCTGTGTATGAGCTTATTAACGGGAAGCTTGCTGATACTACCCTTTTGGTTCGTGAAGCTCGAATGGGTGTCTCCGACGAATATCTGAGATCAACAATAGATTACGTGGAGGTGGATAGACCCGGCCGGCTTGAATTTGGAGGGAAATTGTCTATAACTCAATGGACTCGGTTCTCCATGTATGAATCTGCAGATTTTGGGTGGGGAAGACCAATTTACGCGGGTCCAATAGACTTAACACCGACACCGCAAGTCTCGGTATTGCTTCCGGAAGGAGAGAGTGATCCTAGTGGAAGAATGGTGATCTGCATTTGCTTGCCTGAGCCTGCTACCACTAAATTTGCAGAGTATCTGTGTTCTCTTGATTCAACTGATGCCGATGGTGTTAATATGAAAAAGCTGGTATATGTAAGGTGA
- the LOC126662471 gene encoding FK506-binding protein 3-like, with the protein MAGRKDESLNSKNVFAALSSFKKKKKSSDKSFKKTETGSEDKKEDVFWAPAPLTVKSWADVDDEDDDDYFATTAVSVWAAATDSPDSPHHKQQEDEAVDVEEIESEVEGLEDDDDVEEDHESEHEMEAPAVAEPVSKQPPEVPVPKESERQLSKKELKKKELEELDAVLAELGLTKQETSGQDKSHAIVHEKKKETDGELEKKDNASGESKTSKKKKKKEKSSKDAKDSQGEPQGEDVGNGTNETVETEQADDPSAVDVKARLKKGASLKKKKSSKETDAAARAAASEAAARAAKLAAAKKKEKSHYNQQPVR; encoded by the exons ATGGCGGGTAGGAAAGATGAGAGTTTGAATAGCAAAAATGTGTTTGCAGCTTTAAGTAGttttaaaaagaagaagaaatcttctgaTAAATCTTTCAAAAAAACCGAGACAGGATCTGAAGATAAGAAGGAAGATGTTTTCTGGGCTCCGGCTCCACTCACAGTCAAATCATGGGCTGATGttgatgatgaagatgatgacgATTATTTCGCTACTACGGCTGTTTCTGTTTGGGCTGCTGCTACTGATTCTCCCGATTCTCCCCACCATAAACAGCAAGAGGATGAGGCTGTTGATGTTGAG GAGATTGAAAGTGAGGTAGAAGGTCTTGAAGACGATGATGATGTTGAGGAGGATCATGAAAGTGAACATGAGATGGAGGCGCCAGCAGTAGCGGAGCCAGTTAGTAAGCAGCCTCCTGAAGTTCCTGTGCCAAAAGAATCTGAAAGACAGCTTTCAAAGAAGGAATTGAAGAAAAAGGAACTTGAGGAACTTGATGCAGTTCTTGCTGAGTTGGGATTGACCAAACAGGAGACTAGTGGCCAAGATAAATCCCATG CTATAGTGCACGAGAAGAAAAAAGAGACAGATGGAGAGTTAGAGAAGAAGGATAATGCCTCTGGAGAGAGCAAAActtcaaaaaagaagaaaaagaaggaaaaatcATCAAAAGATGCTAAGGACTCCCAAGGTGAGCCTCAAGGCGAAGACGTTGGAAATGGGACAAACGAAACTGTTGAGACAGAACAGGCTGATGATCCATCTGCTGTTGATGTGAAAGCACGGTTGAAGAAAGGAGCATctttaaagaagaagaaatcgaGTAAAGAGACAGATGCTGCTGCCCGAGCCGCTGCTAGTGAGGCTGCTGCCCGAGCTGCGAAGCTTGCTGCTgcaaagaaaaaagagaagagCCACTACAATCAGCAGCCGGTGCGGTAA